A stretch of the Alnus glutinosa chromosome 6, dhAlnGlut1.1, whole genome shotgun sequence genome encodes the following:
- the LOC133870734 gene encoding uncharacterized protein LOC133870734 isoform X1: MGASSSTEQKVSTEQREVESLAASMGALPMLRKSFSRLADPQTNAVPIRTLQQCFCLTYENLVSEAPEIPNSFPLLLDNLGSSIADLFFVPEEGGVSWVEFVRGYNKCCGRMSATMSLNTLLRVYAATVAKSGLPLKLEFESDDADCKINGSVLANDVLMLLWLCWTMSWNVRMLRISKAKANLCLPEISHLVLSAVTSCAEVSSGLNVWHCDVLGLDVQLPVGKFLTWAFKTVPSLPDCFTQFVHARLQNFLNPEDECASSITSVGEISSTKACHSNLLTCGRAWAISLTLRSTISEEISRVCFASDDDATDDNLLYQSSLHGRGLNRFWSNIEGYRGPLLMLVSASTGDAHEGSTNVRKWIIGAIMQNGFENKDLFYGSSGSLYAISPVFHVFSSTGKEKNFVYSHLHPTGKIYEPRKKPVGIAFGGTMGNERIFVDEDFSRVTIRHHATDKTYHPGSLFPDQGFLPVEALISEVEVSGLGGRGKKELQNSYKKREELFTEQRRKVDLKTFASWDDSPEKMMMDMVSDPNAVRREDR, from the exons ATGGGAGCGTCGAGTTCGACGGAGCAGAAGGTTTCGACGGAACAACGAGAGGTCGAATCCCTAGCGGCTTCCATGGGAGCTCTTCCTATGCTACGGAAATCTTTCTCCAGACTTGCCGATCCTCAAACAAATGCAGTTCCCATCAGAACCCTACAG CAATGCTTCTGCTTAACTTATGAAAACCTAGTCTCTGAAGCACCGGAGATACCCAATTCCTTCCCTTTGTTGTTGGATAATCTGGGCTCGTCGATCGCTGACCTATTTTTCGTGCCCGAGGAAGGGGGAGTCAGTTGGGTTGAGTTTGTGAGAGGGTATAATAAGTGCTGTGGAAGGATGTCAGCGACAATGTCGCTTAATACACTGCTCAGGGTGTATGCTGCGACAGTGGCAAAATCGGGTCTTCCTTTGAAACTGGAGTTTGAGTCTGATGATGCTGACTGTAAGATAAATGGGTCGGTCTTGGCCAACGACGTGCTTATGCTTCTTTGGCTGTGTTGGACTATGTCGTGGAATGTTAGAATGTTGAGAATTTCCAAGGCAAAAGCAAATTTATGTCTGCCGGAGATTAGTCATCTGGTATTATCAGCTGTCACCTCGTGTGCTGAAGTTAGCAGTGGCTTGAATGTGTGGCATTGTGATGTCTTAGGGTTGGACGTTCAACTTCCCGTGGGAAAGTTTCTGACATGGGCCTTTAAAACAGTGCCGAGCCTCCCAGATTGCTTTACACAATTTGTCCATGCAAGACTACAAAACTTTCTCAATCCAGAG GATGAATGTGCTTCTTCAATTACATCAGTAGGAGAGATTTCCTCAACTAAGGCATGCCATTCTAATCTTTTAACCTGTGGAAGGGCATGGGCAATTTCCCTCACACTGAGAAGTACTATAAGTGAAGAGATCTCACGAGTATGCTTTGCAAGCGATGACGATGCAACAGATGATAACCTTCTTTATCA GTCATCTCTTCACGGGAGAGGCTTGAACAGATTCTGGTCTAATATTGAAGGATACAGGGGTCCATTGCTAATGTTGGTTTCTGCAAGTACAGGAGATGCTCATGAGGGTAGTACCAATGTTAGGAAATGGATCATAGGTGCAATCATGCAGAATGGTTTTGAAAATAAGGATCTGTTCTACGGAAGCTCAGGAAGCCTATATGCTATAAGTCCAGTCTTCCATGTGTTTTCATCTACCG GGAAGGAAAAGAACTTTGTATACAGTCACTTGCATCCTACTGGTAAAATATATGAGCCACGGAAAAAGCCCGTGGGAATTGCTTTTGGAGGAACCATGGGAAATGAGAGAATCTTTGTTGATGAAGATTTTTCTAGAGTTACCATTCGCCATCATGCCACTGACAAAACCTACCATCCTGGTTCCCTCTTCCCAGATCAG GGGTTCCTACCTGTTGAAGCGTTGATTTCAGAAGTGGAAGTTTCGGGACTCGGTGGGAGAGGGAAGAAGGAATTGCAAAATTCATATAAGAAGAGAGAAGAGCTTTTCACCGAGCAAAGACGAAAG GTTGACTTGAAAACATTTGCAAGTTGGGATGATTCACCTGAGAAGATGATGATGGACATGGTCTCTGATCCTAATGCAGTTCGACGGGAAGATCGCTAA
- the LOC133870988 gene encoding uncharacterized protein LOC133870988, which produces MLKFLSRVRIEFNALDPRTASCMEFLAQCNARKAKESNAACQVQVKRRTDDHPPQITVTFVNGVEEVFDATSTPAQTIRNMILEKGQLLETEQMFREAGEAWPVMIPEEELHQLAPGTKPRKAEEKKQ; this is translated from the exons ATGTTGAAGTTCCTCTCAAGGGTTCGGATCGAGTTCAATGCGTTAGACCCACGCACAGCGTCGTGCATGGAGTTCTTGGCGCAGTGCAATGCGCGCAAGGCCAAAGAGTCCAACGCCGCTTGTCAAGTCCAGGTGAAGCGCCGAACCGACGACCACCCGCCCCAGATCACCGTCACTTTCGTCAACGGGGTTGAGGAGGTCTTCGACGCCACATCCACCCCGGCCCAGACCATAAGGAACATGATTCTCGAAAAGGGTCAGCTCCTCGAGACCGAGCAAATGTTCCGAGAGGCTGGCGAGGCCTGGCCCGTTATGATCCCTGAGGAGGAGCTCCACCAACTCGCCCCCGGTACCAAG CCAAGGAAAGCAGAAGAGAAGAAGCAGTAA
- the LOC133870148 gene encoding LOW QUALITY PROTEIN: zinc finger CCCH domain-containing protein 6 (The sequence of the model RefSeq protein was modified relative to this genomic sequence to represent the inferred CDS: inserted 1 base in 1 codon; substituted 4 bases at 4 genomic stop codons) — MQGLYNMKRVSXASDVDLCQVRLFLSEESPSQAGLGSQDHLQAKTSLLLHSIGSGSGDNPPLSFEGVHLANHLQIKLSQIPLVEWSSPPRFVLDVTWQVVAGEESKESEVENQREMRVLEAVYPRPSAIPPNSSVLVDAEDSSHNNEQAFLIPXTPIEDEDVTLDISFDSMAPFPDSLCQHPLPFAPRIPSPSPCSLPTIANPSTQTTAAGMVFGGELDVPDVAASAFAAFNAIVKSNEQGSLIDHNLFIKILSNPKMIEKLVTDYGPATNTHDVLKPRSPPVSSSDQPPVHIDRTVTCTSSSATLLASLFYHXPNGVRAGPLNPQLPLPPLVVPVSSPPLVRAPPAKDISYYKSLIQQHGGERQEAPPQYGNRLSHQSGANQELVSNHRSIDMRPKITKLCIYFNSSRGCRHGANCSYXHDASFQQWGRGVPEVXSANRMKVDREISN, encoded by the exons GTTAGGCTGTTCCTATCAGAGGAATCACCTTCACAAGCTGGGTTGGGCTCTCAAGATCATCTCCAAGCAAAGACATCGTTGTTGTTGCATTCAATTGGATCAGGGTCCGGTGATAATCCTCCTCTCAGTTTTGAAGGGGTTCATCTTGCTAACCACTTGCAGATTAAGTTGTCTCAGATTCCTCTGGTCGAATGGAGTTCTCCTCCTCGG tTTGTGCTGGATGTCACTTGGCAAGTGGTTGCTGGGGAAGAAAGCAAAGAGAGTGAGGttgaaaatcagagggagatgAGAGTACTTGAAGCTGTTTATCCACGCCCCTCGGCCATTCCTCC CAACTCCTCTGTTTTGGTGGATGCAGAAGACTCGAGTCACAACAATGAGCAAGCTTTTTTGATAC TTACTCCcattgaagatgaagatgtgACACTAGATATATCTTTTGATTCCATGGCACCATTTCCGGATTCCTTATGCCAACATCCACTACCATTTGCTCCTAGAATTCCATCTCCATCCCCATGTAGTTTACCTACTATTGCAAACCCTTCTACCCAGACAACAGCTGCTGGAATGGTCTTTGGTGGAGAACTTGATGTACCTGATGTTGCAGCATCTGCATTTGCCGCCTTTAATGCAATTGTGAAGAGCAATGAGCAAGGAAGCTTGATTGACCATAACTTGTTCATTAAAATTCTAAGCAACCCAAAAATGATTGAGAAATTGGTTACGGACTACGGACCGGCCACTAACACACATGACGTATTGAAGCCAAGGTCACCTCCAGTGTCTTCATCAGATCAACCTCCTGTTCACATTGACCGGACAGTAACATGTACATCCTCATCGGCTACCCTATTGGCCAGTCTTTTCTACCATTAGCCAAATGGGGTTAGGGCGGGACCTCTGAATCCACAACTTCCTCTGCCACCACTAGTCGTTCCAGTTTCCTCTCCACCCCTTGTTAGAGCTCCTCCAGCAAAGGACATCAGCTACTATAAGAGCTTGATTCAACAACATGGAGGAGAAAGACAGGAGGCCCCTCCACAATATGGTAATCGTCTGAGTCACCAGTCAGGAGCAAACCAGGAATTAGTAAGTAACCACAGATCAATAGATATGAGGCCCAAAATAACGAAGCTTTGCATATACTTCAATAGTTCAAGGGGATGTCGACATGGAGCCAACTGTTCATATTAACATGATGCATCATTCCAGCAATGGGGTAGAGGCGTGCCGGAGGTGTAAAGTGCAAATAGAATGAAAGTGGATAGGGAAATCAGCAATTAG
- the LOC133870734 gene encoding uncharacterized protein LOC133870734 isoform X2, with the protein MSATMSLNTLLRVYAATVAKSGLPLKLEFESDDADCKINGSVLANDVLMLLWLCWTMSWNVRMLRISKAKANLCLPEISHLVLSAVTSCAEVSSGLNVWHCDVLGLDVQLPVGKFLTWAFKTVPSLPDCFTQFVHARLQNFLNPEDECASSITSVGEISSTKACHSNLLTCGRAWAISLTLRSTISEEISRVCFASDDDATDDNLLYQSSLHGRGLNRFWSNIEGYRGPLLMLVSASTGDAHEGSTNVRKWIIGAIMQNGFENKDLFYGSSGSLYAISPVFHVFSSTGKEKNFVYSHLHPTGKIYEPRKKPVGIAFGGTMGNERIFVDEDFSRVTIRHHATDKTYHPGSLFPDQGFLPVEALISEVEVSGLGGRGKKELQNSYKKREELFTEQRRKVDLKTFASWDDSPEKMMMDMVSDPNAVRREDR; encoded by the exons ATGTCAGCGACAATGTCGCTTAATACACTGCTCAGGGTGTATGCTGCGACAGTGGCAAAATCGGGTCTTCCTTTGAAACTGGAGTTTGAGTCTGATGATGCTGACTGTAAGATAAATGGGTCGGTCTTGGCCAACGACGTGCTTATGCTTCTTTGGCTGTGTTGGACTATGTCGTGGAATGTTAGAATGTTGAGAATTTCCAAGGCAAAAGCAAATTTATGTCTGCCGGAGATTAGTCATCTGGTATTATCAGCTGTCACCTCGTGTGCTGAAGTTAGCAGTGGCTTGAATGTGTGGCATTGTGATGTCTTAGGGTTGGACGTTCAACTTCCCGTGGGAAAGTTTCTGACATGGGCCTTTAAAACAGTGCCGAGCCTCCCAGATTGCTTTACACAATTTGTCCATGCAAGACTACAAAACTTTCTCAATCCAGAG GATGAATGTGCTTCTTCAATTACATCAGTAGGAGAGATTTCCTCAACTAAGGCATGCCATTCTAATCTTTTAACCTGTGGAAGGGCATGGGCAATTTCCCTCACACTGAGAAGTACTATAAGTGAAGAGATCTCACGAGTATGCTTTGCAAGCGATGACGATGCAACAGATGATAACCTTCTTTATCA GTCATCTCTTCACGGGAGAGGCTTGAACAGATTCTGGTCTAATATTGAAGGATACAGGGGTCCATTGCTAATGTTGGTTTCTGCAAGTACAGGAGATGCTCATGAGGGTAGTACCAATGTTAGGAAATGGATCATAGGTGCAATCATGCAGAATGGTTTTGAAAATAAGGATCTGTTCTACGGAAGCTCAGGAAGCCTATATGCTATAAGTCCAGTCTTCCATGTGTTTTCATCTACCG GGAAGGAAAAGAACTTTGTATACAGTCACTTGCATCCTACTGGTAAAATATATGAGCCACGGAAAAAGCCCGTGGGAATTGCTTTTGGAGGAACCATGGGAAATGAGAGAATCTTTGTTGATGAAGATTTTTCTAGAGTTACCATTCGCCATCATGCCACTGACAAAACCTACCATCCTGGTTCCCTCTTCCCAGATCAG GGGTTCCTACCTGTTGAAGCGTTGATTTCAGAAGTGGAAGTTTCGGGACTCGGTGGGAGAGGGAAGAAGGAATTGCAAAATTCATATAAGAAGAGAGAAGAGCTTTTCACCGAGCAAAGACGAAAG GTTGACTTGAAAACATTTGCAAGTTGGGATGATTCACCTGAGAAGATGATGATGGACATGGTCTCTGATCCTAATGCAGTTCGACGGGAAGATCGCTAA
- the LOC133870736 gene encoding uncharacterized protein LOC133870736 has translation MAPPPGPYSGTSTLALVARASAFTFGVVYGSVKLKILKAKAKSHKNAEAKAHH, from the exons ATGGCGCCACCTCCAGGACCGTATTCTGGAACGAGCACTCTTGCCCTG gtGGCTCGTGCATCAGCCTTCACTTTTGGTGTGGTATATGGAAGCGTGAAGCTTAAGATTCTCAAG GCGAAGGCAAAGTCACATAAGAATGCTGAAGCGAAGGCTCATCACTGA